A window of Primulina tabacum isolate GXHZ01 chromosome 4, ASM2559414v2, whole genome shotgun sequence contains these coding sequences:
- the LOC142541893 gene encoding uncharacterized protein LOC142541893 has protein sequence MWGTFKCFICKEEGHKAADCSRNKGPTTGRSYVMHVEEAEAEPDTTLITEIQIFELAVFARGDAPNISTLTVQSTLRDRIRAGQSSDEQLQKWRLRDESKGLRLYYVKDVIVRYRYRLWVPGGDTLREDFIKEAHEHQRPAEKLKQLPIHEWKLENITKDFVTGLPRTVGQYNAIWVIFDRLTKSAHILPIKKTFMMTLYMELYIIEIVRLNGIAMSIVLDRDTRFKYGFWKSIHQAYGTYQVAIQYSLLSSYQWSA, from the exons ATGTGGGGAACATTTAAGTGCTTCATCTGCAAGGAAGAGGGTCACAAGGCTGCTGATTGTTCGAGGAACAAGGGACCCACTACTGGCAGGTCCTATGTAATGCATGTCGAGGAGGCAGAAGCGGAGCCAGACACGACGTTGATCACTG AGATTCAGATATTCGAGCTTGCAGTGTTTGCTAGGGGTGATGCTCCTAATATTTCTACCTTGACAGTTCAGTCGACATTGAGAGACAGGATTCGAGCAGGTCAATCttctgatgagcagttacagaagtggagactAAGAGATGAGTCCAAGGGTCTGAGATTGTATTATGTCAAGGATGTCATAGTTCGATACCGTTATCGACTGTGGGTTCCTGGTGGAGACACTCTGAGAGAGGACTTTATTAAGGAAGCTCACG AGCACCAGAGACCAGCAGAGAAGCTTAAGCAACTCCCTATTCACGAGTGGAAACTGGAGAACATCACTAAGGATTTTGTGACAGGGTTACCCAGGACAGTTGGACAAtataatgctatttgggtgatatTCGATCGGCTTACGAAATCAGCACATATTTTACCGATTAAGAAGACATTCATGATGACTCTGTACATGGAGCTGTACATCATAGAGATAGTCAGATTGAATGGGATCGCAATGTCTATTGTTTTAGACAGAGACACGAGGTTTAAATACGGTTTCTGGAAGAGTATTCATCAGGCATACGGTACCTaccaagttgctattcagtataGCCTTTTATCCTCATACCAATGGTCAGCCTGA